The segment TTATATTTTTATACAATTTGTTGCTTTTTTAATGACGTAAATACATAATCATTATACTATAAATATAAATTCTTGTAAATACAAATTGTGAAAATAATATTAAGAGAATCTATCTTTTCCCGCCGCCGCCTTTATGCGGCTCCATATGAAATAGAGAATAAAAGGCACGCTGTAGCAAACGAGAGCGCGCACGCCTATAACGGCAGAAAGCCGCACGATCCCCTGTCCGTCCAAGAATCTCTGCGCAGCTGTCAAAAAAAGGCTGTGCGCCAAAAACACGAAAAACGAACTTCGGTAGATCGCAGAAAGCGTTTTCTTTATAAGTTCGTGCGCCGACAAAAGCGAGACTGCTATAAAGTGGAGAACTAATATCGACAGCACGTCTGCTATGAGCTTTACGTTCAGTATATCAAAGGGAGTCGCGTATCCGAGAAGCCTTATGTAATATATCCATGCATATATAAGTATAAGCGCGATGCATACTACCTTGTCCCATTTTTTCGTTGTGAGCATTTCAAGCGTCCTGTCGTAATTCTTTCCGGCGTAAAGCCCCAGTACCCAGAACACGATATAAGTAAGAAAGATCCTGTCGCCGTAGGGGAACGATATGCCGAGCGCCCAGGTTATATCAGGATAATATTCTAAAAAGAACCATATAAGAAGCGAGACTGCCAGCGAAAGATAAAAGGGCACGCGGCGCATTACCCATACCCATAGCGGCATCAAAAGATAAAACTGCATTATAATGATGACATAATAAAAAGGAGCGGCCAGAGAGCCCGAGAACAGGTAGGAAAAGAATTCCCCCACGCCGCCTTCAACATACCCTATTGCGAGGAAGCAAAAGTAATATATGCACACCCATACGGCGTAAGGAAGAAATATCTTCTTTATGCGCCTTAAAGCGTATCTTAGATATACGGCTCCCGTAACGCGCTTATTCTCAAACTGCATGGCCATTTTCACGGCTCCCGTATATAAGAAAAGCGGCACTACAAAGGCCGCGATCCTCCACGGGAAATATATAAGCGCCGACTGCCACGACATCGTGTCTATCCGCTCAATGCCCACCGACAGCACGTGAATGAGTATCACGAGAAGGCAGGCTATGGCGTTCATATAGTCTAATTCAACCGTTTTCTTGTTCATTTTCGTTCTTCCACACGTCGGGCGCGCTATCCCAATCAAATTCGGCGTCCTCGTCGAATGCGGGCGCGTCGGCAAGTATCTTTTTTGCGCGCTCAAGCTCGTTTTCGGGCACTATGACGTACACGCCTATGCTCGTCATGCCGGTAAAAATGCTTACGTACTGGCTCGAGCCCTTGTAATATTTTCTCGCCGGTATGCCGTAAAATCCGAGTACGGATATCATCTGGTCCGCTTGCATATCGCCCGTGTTCTTTTCAAGCACTGCCCATGTGGAAACGTCGTCGCGGGCTATCCACGGCTTTTTCGGGGACAGTTTTTCATGGCAGGCGGGACATTCGGTCATATCGGGCTCGAA is part of the Clostridia bacterium genome and harbors:
- a CDS encoding acyltransferase codes for the protein MNKKTVELDYMNAIACLLVILIHVLSVGIERIDTMSWQSALIYFPWRIAAFVVPLFLYTGAVKMAMQFENKRVTGAVYLRYALRRIKKIFLPYAVWVCIYYFCFLAIGYVEGGVGEFFSYLFSGSLAAPFYYVIIIMQFYLLMPLWVWVMRRVPFYLSLAVSLLIWFFLEYYPDITWALGISFPYGDRIFLTYIVFWVLGLYAGKNYDRTLEMLTTKKWDKVVCIALILIYAWIYYIRLLGYATPFDILNVKLIADVLSILVLHFIAVSLLSAHELIKKTLSAIYRSSFFVFLAHSLFLTAAQRFLDGQGIVRLSAVIGVRALVCYSVPFILYFIWSRIKAAAGKDRFS